One stretch of Enterobacter sp. RHBSTW-00994 DNA includes these proteins:
- the dppB gene encoding dipeptide ABC transporter permease DppB, with translation MLQFILRRLGLVIPTFIGITLLTFAFVHMIPGDPVMIMAGERGISPERHAQLLAELGLNKPLWQQYLNYIWGVLHGDLGISLKSRLPVWDEFVPRFKATLELGICAMIFATAVGIPVGVLAAVKRGSIFDHTAVGLALTGYSMPIFWWGMMLIMLVSVQWNLTPVSGRVSDMVFLDDSNPLTGFMLIDTAIWGEQGNFIDAVAHMILPAMVLGTIPLAVIVRMTRSSMLEVLGEDYIRTARAKGLTRMRVIIVHALRNAMLPVVTVIGLQVGTLLAGAILTETIFSWPGLGRWLIDALQRRDYPVVQGGVLLVATMIILVNLLVDLLYGVVNPRIRHKK, from the coding sequence ATGTTGCAGTTTATCCTCCGACGTCTGGGACTTGTCATCCCTACGTTTATCGGTATCACCCTTCTCACTTTTGCCTTCGTTCATATGATCCCCGGTGACCCGGTAATGATTATGGCGGGCGAGCGTGGTATTTCCCCTGAACGCCATGCGCAGTTGCTGGCCGAGCTTGGTCTGAACAAGCCACTGTGGCAGCAATACCTCAATTATATTTGGGGTGTATTACACGGTGATTTAGGCATTTCACTGAAAAGCCGTCTTCCGGTGTGGGACGAGTTCGTACCGCGTTTTAAAGCAACGCTGGAACTTGGCATCTGCGCCATGATTTTTGCGACCGCTGTGGGTATTCCTGTTGGCGTTCTGGCTGCCGTTAAGCGCGGGTCTATTTTCGATCACACCGCTGTTGGCCTGGCACTGACGGGCTACTCCATGCCTATTTTCTGGTGGGGCATGATGCTGATCATGCTGGTCTCTGTGCAGTGGAACCTGACGCCAGTTTCCGGGCGAGTCAGCGATATGGTCTTCCTCGACGATTCTAATCCGCTGACCGGATTTATGCTGATTGATACCGCTATCTGGGGTGAGCAGGGTAATTTCATCGATGCGGTGGCGCATATGATTCTGCCTGCCATGGTGCTCGGCACAATCCCGCTGGCGGTAATCGTGCGTATGACGCGATCCTCCATGCTGGAAGTTTTGGGCGAAGACTATATCCGTACCGCACGCGCCAAGGGGCTGACCCGTATGCGTGTCATCATCGTTCATGCGTTGCGTAATGCAATGCTGCCAGTGGTAACGGTTATTGGTCTGCAGGTAGGGACGTTGTTGGCCGGTGCAATTCTGACCGAAACCATTTTCTCCTGGCCTGGTCTTGGGCGTTGGTTGATAGATGCACTGCAACGCCGTGATTACCCGGTTGTGCAGGGCGGTGTTCTGCTGGTAGCGACGATGATTATTCTCGTTAACCTGCTGGTCGATCTGCTCTACGGCGTGGTGAACCCGCGTATTCGGCATAAGAAGTAA
- the dppC gene encoding dipeptide ABC transporter permease DppC, producing MSQVTQNKVVAAPVPMTPLQEFWHYFKRNKGAVVGLVYVVIMIIIAIFANVLAPYNPADQFRDVLLSPPAWQDGGTFAHLLGTDDVGRDVLSRLMYGARLSLLVGCLVVVLSLILGVVLGLVAGYFGGLVDNIIMRIVDIMLALPSLLLALVLVAVFGPSIGNAALALTFVALPHYVRLTRAAVLVEVNRDYVTASRVAGAGAMRQMFVNILPNCLAPLIVQASLGFSNAILDMAALGFLGMGAQPPTPEWGTMLSDVLQFAQSAWWVVTFPGLAILLTVLAFNLMGDGLRDALDPKLKQ from the coding sequence ATGTCACAAGTAACTCAAAATAAAGTGGTCGCTGCGCCGGTTCCGATGACACCGTTGCAGGAATTCTGGCACTACTTCAAACGCAACAAAGGTGCGGTAGTCGGCCTGGTATATGTGGTCATCATGATCATTATCGCGATATTCGCGAATGTCCTTGCACCGTATAACCCAGCAGACCAGTTCCGTGACGTTCTGTTATCGCCGCCAGCCTGGCAGGATGGCGGTACGTTTGCGCACCTTCTTGGAACAGATGATGTTGGCCGTGATGTGCTGTCGCGCTTGATGTACGGTGCTCGTTTGTCACTGCTGGTGGGTTGTCTGGTCGTGGTGCTGTCGTTGATTCTGGGGGTCGTCCTCGGGCTGGTGGCCGGTTATTTCGGTGGCCTCGTTGACAACATTATTATGCGTATCGTCGATATTATGCTGGCGTTGCCGAGCCTGTTGCTGGCATTGGTCCTGGTGGCCGTCTTTGGGCCATCGATAGGTAATGCCGCGTTAGCACTAACGTTCGTGGCACTTCCGCACTACGTGCGCTTAACGCGTGCCGCAGTGCTGGTTGAAGTTAACCGTGATTACGTGACGGCATCTCGTGTGGCAGGTGCGGGTGCAATGCGTCAGATGTTCGTGAATATTCTCCCTAACTGTCTTGCGCCGCTGATTGTTCAGGCGTCTCTTGGCTTCTCTAACGCCATTCTCGATATGGCAGCTCTTGGCTTCCTTGGCATGGGTGCGCAGCCACCAACACCGGAGTGGGGCACGATGCTCTCCGATGTGTTGCAGTTCGCGCAAAGCGCCTGGTGGGTCGTCACCTTCCCGGGTCTGGCGATTTTGCTGACGGTGCTGGCATTTAACCTGATGGGTGATGGCCTGCGTGATGCACTTGATCCCAAACTGAAGCAGTAA